One part of the Mya arenaria isolate MELC-2E11 chromosome 3, ASM2691426v1 genome encodes these proteins:
- the LOC128227649 gene encoding epoxide hydrolase 4-like codes for MSVKFYVKSVVSTLIAFFLACLISLAVLVQFIIGPIQFIKLNVLKLKKRNVMPPCLNDPSLGNHDFVHLEDVRLHYVASGDEGKPLMLFLHGFPEFWYSWRFQIREFRKDYRVVAVDMRGYGDSDKPKGKENYTVQKLCGDIKQLIPALGYKKCFLVGHDWGGTVAWNFASNNPELVEKLVVCNCPHPATFAKYMGSHFSQLMKSWYMLFFQIPMLPEFLIGMNDCASFDGLGEWVPNNKPTPDDIEAYKYTFSTRESRTCPVNYYRAAFNSENRCKNIIVPTLIVWGDPDKAFNTEMAELCRENVEDLKVKVIANSSHYVISDRPIETNAAIRQFIEN; via the exons ATGTCGGTGAAATTTTATGTCAAGTCCGTAGTGTCAACACTCATTGCATTTTTCCTGGCATGCTTGATAAGCTTGGCAGTACTTGTGCAGTTTATAATAGGACctattcaatttataaaactgaATGTGTTGAAGTTGAAAAAACGGAATGTGATGCCACCCTGCTTGAATGATCCAAGTCTTGGAAACCACGACTTTGTCCACCTGGAg GATGTTCGGCTCCACTATGTTGCTAGCGGCGATGAGGGGAAGCCTTTGATGTTGTTCCTGCATGGTTTTCCCGAGTTTTGGTACTCGTGGAGGTTCCAGATCAGAGAATTCAGAAAGGATTACAG AGTGGTAGCTGTGGATATGAGGGGATATGGAGATTCGGACAAGCCAAAAGGGAAAGAAAATTATACAGTCCAGAAGCTTTGTGGAGATATAAAGCAGCTTATTCCAGCATTAG GATACAAGAAGTGTTTTCTGGTGGGCCATGACTGGGGCGGGACTGTGGCGTGGAATTTCGCGTCAAACAACCCAGAGCTGGTGGAGAAACTGGTGGTTTGCAACTGTCCCCACCCAGCCACCTTTGCTAAGTACATGGGATCACACTTCTCACAGTTAATGAAGTCATG GTACATGTTGTTTTTCCAAATCCCGATGTTACCCGAGTTTCTCATTGGGATGAATGATTGTGCGTCTTTTGATGGACTAGGAGAGTGGGTGCCCAACAATAAACCAACACCAGATGATATTGAGGCTTATAAGTACACATTTTCCACAAGAG AGTCGAGAACTTGTCCGGTCAACTACTACCGTGCAGCGTTCAACAGTGAGAATCGCTGCAAAAACATCATTGTACCAACGCTCATTGTATGGGGTGACCCTGATAAGGCTTTCAATACAGAGATGGCAGAGTTGTGCAGGGAAAACGTTGAAGAtctgaaggtcaaggtcatagcaAACAGCAGCCATTATGTAATTTCAGATAGGCCTATAGAGACTAACGCAGCTATAAGACAATTCATTGAGAACTaa